In Coturnix japonica isolate 7356 chromosome 7, Coturnix japonica 2.1, whole genome shotgun sequence, one DNA window encodes the following:
- the ANKZF1 gene encoding ankyrin repeat and zinc finger domain-containing protein 1 isoform X4: protein MRPALPVQPGGHGGSGVCWELSGAMAATQSTSVFQAALDPALLHGLTLVSGFNASPSAADTHGQPAAPHAADKAGTAPEVPERMCCFTCGQQFGSREEQTEHYRLDWHRFNLKQRLRGRRALPVEEFEEKSRAGDISSISGSDSESSDASSESESPPPASNSPATPQHPRSHKVLLRNARGQLISAYRCILSTGKGGSEEPAELIASLQSLNANTCWVVLMMGGGHFAGAVFRGPQVQEHKTFHRYTVRARRGTAQSLRDAQTPGSAPRSAGASLRRYNEAALLKDIQNLLATWAQHLKEAQRIFLRAPRHNRALLFDSKNPHLSRGDPRVCHIPLSTRRATLKEVLRVHAVLSSLQVFGKDTPLEDITGSPRKVWQKKQRAAEMDSLQMDTAPGEEEEEEEEESPAGELETVEVTIGTLDLREFEVVPKRNRKRRKKRNKKMENGLHAEGTGCCGTQGGQPSLELVTELQGKPGAEPLPWETEGDPQTQLRDALFTACKMGDVGTLRHLLGVPENRGPVGDSKDGDDEQPLGLPHSLLNQPVDECGFTLLHVAARAGRAEAVCLLLEAGADPALRDRQEKTPYCISADKPTRNAFRKFMVDHPDKYDYSRAKVPGPLTTEMEAKKMEKKRAQKAQRKQREQAQREEQQRLEQEKEEKQQFAALSDREKRALAAERRLSEQMKNGSTALSNISRCWYCGESLLGRIPFHYLDFSFCSTACLQTHRRARANHT, encoded by the exons ATGCGGCCTGCACTTCCGGTGCAGCCCGGCGGCCATGGCGGCTCCGGGGTGTGCTGGGAACTGAGCGGGGCCATGGCGGCCACACAGAGCACGTCGGTGTTCCAGGCCGCGCTGGACCCCGCCCTCCTGCACGGGCTGACCCTCGTCAGCGGGTTCAATGCCAGTCCGTCGGCTGCGGACACACACG GGCAGCCCGCAGCCCCCCACGCAGCGGACAAGGCCGGCACAGCCCCCGAGGTGCCGGAGCGGATGTGCTGCTTCACCTGCGGGCAGCAGTTCGGCAGCCGGGAGGAGCAG ACTGAGCACTACCGACTTGACTGGCACCGCTTCAACCTGAAGCAGCGACTCCGAGGCCGCCGGGCGCTGCCAGTGGAAGAATTTgaggagaagagcagagcag gTGATATTTCCAGCATCTCAGGGTCAGATTCAGAGAGCTCCGATGCAAGCAGCGAGTCAGAATCACCTCCCCCTGCCAGCAACAGCCCTGCCACCCCCCAGCATCCCCGCTCCCACAAGGTGCTGCTCCGCAATGCAAGGGGACAGCTCATCTCTGCCTATCGCTGCATACTGAGCACTGGGAAG GGCGGCAGCGaggagccagcagagctgatAGCGTCACTGCAGAGCCTCAATGCAAACACATGCTGGGTTGTACTGATGATGGGTGGCGGGCACTTTGCAGGAGCCGTGTTCCGTGG CCCCCAGGTGCAGGAACACAAGACCTTCCACCGCTACACTGTGCGAGCCCGGAGGGGCACAGCCCAGAGCCTAAGGGATGCCCAGACCCCAGGGTCAGCACCCAGATCAGCAGGAGCCTCCCTGCGGCGTTACAATGAAGCTGCACTGCTCAAG gaTATTCAGAACCTCTTGGCAACTTGGGCGCAGCACCTGAAGGAAGCTCAGCGCATCTTTCTCCGAGCCCCTCGTCACAACCGGGCGCTGCTCTTTGATAGCAAGAACCCCCACCTCAGTAGGGGAGACCCCCGTGTCTGCCACATCCCTCTCAGCACACGCAGGGCCACCCTGAAGGAGGTGCTGCGAGTCCATGCTGTGCTGTCCAGCCTGCAGGTGTTTG GGAAGGACACGCCACTGGAGGACATCACTGGGTCCCCACGGAAAGTCTGGCAGAAGAAACAGCGGGCGGCTGAGATGGATTCCCTGCAGATGGACACAG CCccaggggaggaagaggaagaagaggaggaagagagtCCAGCAGGGGAACTGGAAACTGTGGAAGTAACAATAGGGACCTTGGACCTCCGGGAGTTTGAAGTGGTGCCCAAGAGAAACCGCAAAAGGcggaagaaaaggaataaaaagatgGAGAATG GGCTCCATGCTGAAGGGACAGGATGCTGTGGAACCCAGGGAGGGCAGCCCAGCCTGGAGCTGGTTACAGAGCTGCAGGGGAAGCCTGGAGCTGAGCCCCTTCCCTGGGAGACTGAAG GAGACCCCCAGACCCAGCTCCGTGATGCCCTGTTCACAGCCTGCAagatgggggatgtggggacactGAGGCACCTCCTGGGTGTACCAGAGAACAGGGGCCCAGTGGGGGACAGCAAGGATGGGGATGATGAACAACCCCTGGGTCTGCCCCACTCCCTGCTCAACCAGCCTGTAGATGAATGTGGCTTTACCCTGCTTCATGTGGCTGCACGTGCAGGGAGGGCTGAAgctgtgtgcctgctgctggaagcagggGCTGACCCTGCACTCAG AGACAGGCAGGAGAAGACCCCTTACTGCATCTCTGCTGACAAACCAACACGCAATGCCTTCCGCAAATTCATGGTGGACCACCCAGACAAGTACGACTACAGTCGTGCCAAG GTACCTGGCCCCCTGACTACGGAGATGGAAGCcaaaaagatggagaaaaagcGGGCACAGAAAGCCCAGCGGAAGCAACGGGAACAGGCACAGCGGGAGGAACAGCAGCGCTTggagcaggagaaggaagagaagcagcagtttgcagCCCTGTCTGATAGGGAAAAG AGGGCCCTAGCTGCTGAGCGGAGGCTGTCTGAACAGATGAAGAATGGCAGTACAGCTCTTTCCAACATCAG CCGCTGCTGGTACTGTGGAGAGTCCCTGCTGGGCCGGATCCCATTCCATTAccttgatttctctttctgctcCACGGCCTGCCTGCAAACCCACCGCCGGGCCCGGGCCAACCACACATAA
- the ANKZF1 gene encoding ankyrin repeat and zinc finger domain-containing protein 1 isoform X2, protein MRPALPVQPGGHGGSGVCWELSGAMAATQSTSVFQAALDPALLHGLTLVSGFNASPSAADTHGQPAAPHAADKAGTAPEVPERMCCFTCGQQFGSREEQTEHYRLDWHRFNLKQRLRGRRALPVEEFEEKSRAGDISSISGSDSESSDASSESESPPPASNSPATPQHPRSHKVLLRNARGQLISAYRCILSTGKGGSEEPAELIASLQSLNANTCWVVLMMGGGHFAGAVFRGPQVQEHKTFHRYTVRARRGTAQSLRDAQTPGSAPRSAGASLRRYNEAALLKDIQNLLATWAQHLKEAQRIFLRAPRHNRALLFDSKNPHLSRGDPRVCHIPLSTRRATLKEVLRVHAVLSSLQVFGKDTPLEDITGSPRKVWQKKQRAAEMDSLQMDTGGEFKHGGRHGSEQAPGEEEEEEEEESPAGELETVEVTIGTLDLREFEVVPKRNRKRRKKRNKKMENGLHAEGTGCCGTQGGQPSLELVTELQGKPGAEPLPWETEGDPQTQLRDALFTACKMGDVGTLRHLLGVPENRGPVGDSKDGDDEQPLGLPHSLLNQPVDECGFTLLHVAARAGRAEAVCLLLEAGADPALRDRQEKTPYCISADKPTRNAFRKFMVDHPDKYDYSRAKVPGPLTTEMEAKKMEKKRAQKAQRKQREQAQREEQQRLEQEKEEKQQFAALSDREKRALAAERRLSEQMKNGSTALSNISRCWYCGESLLGRIPFHYLDFSFCSTACLQTHRRARANHT, encoded by the exons ATGCGGCCTGCACTTCCGGTGCAGCCCGGCGGCCATGGCGGCTCCGGGGTGTGCTGGGAACTGAGCGGGGCCATGGCGGCCACACAGAGCACGTCGGTGTTCCAGGCCGCGCTGGACCCCGCCCTCCTGCACGGGCTGACCCTCGTCAGCGGGTTCAATGCCAGTCCGTCGGCTGCGGACACACACG GGCAGCCCGCAGCCCCCCACGCAGCGGACAAGGCCGGCACAGCCCCCGAGGTGCCGGAGCGGATGTGCTGCTTCACCTGCGGGCAGCAGTTCGGCAGCCGGGAGGAGCAG ACTGAGCACTACCGACTTGACTGGCACCGCTTCAACCTGAAGCAGCGACTCCGAGGCCGCCGGGCGCTGCCAGTGGAAGAATTTgaggagaagagcagagcag gTGATATTTCCAGCATCTCAGGGTCAGATTCAGAGAGCTCCGATGCAAGCAGCGAGTCAGAATCACCTCCCCCTGCCAGCAACAGCCCTGCCACCCCCCAGCATCCCCGCTCCCACAAGGTGCTGCTCCGCAATGCAAGGGGACAGCTCATCTCTGCCTATCGCTGCATACTGAGCACTGGGAAG GGCGGCAGCGaggagccagcagagctgatAGCGTCACTGCAGAGCCTCAATGCAAACACATGCTGGGTTGTACTGATGATGGGTGGCGGGCACTTTGCAGGAGCCGTGTTCCGTGG CCCCCAGGTGCAGGAACACAAGACCTTCCACCGCTACACTGTGCGAGCCCGGAGGGGCACAGCCCAGAGCCTAAGGGATGCCCAGACCCCAGGGTCAGCACCCAGATCAGCAGGAGCCTCCCTGCGGCGTTACAATGAAGCTGCACTGCTCAAG gaTATTCAGAACCTCTTGGCAACTTGGGCGCAGCACCTGAAGGAAGCTCAGCGCATCTTTCTCCGAGCCCCTCGTCACAACCGGGCGCTGCTCTTTGATAGCAAGAACCCCCACCTCAGTAGGGGAGACCCCCGTGTCTGCCACATCCCTCTCAGCACACGCAGGGCCACCCTGAAGGAGGTGCTGCGAGTCCATGCTGTGCTGTCCAGCCTGCAGGTGTTTG GGAAGGACACGCCACTGGAGGACATCACTGGGTCCCCACGGAAAGTCTGGCAGAAGAAACAGCGGGCGGCTGAGATGGATTCCCTGCAGATGGACACAGGTGGTGAATTCAAACATGGAGGGAGACATGGCTCAGAGCAAG CCccaggggaggaagaggaagaagaggaggaagagagtCCAGCAGGGGAACTGGAAACTGTGGAAGTAACAATAGGGACCTTGGACCTCCGGGAGTTTGAAGTGGTGCCCAAGAGAAACCGCAAAAGGcggaagaaaaggaataaaaagatgGAGAATG GGCTCCATGCTGAAGGGACAGGATGCTGTGGAACCCAGGGAGGGCAGCCCAGCCTGGAGCTGGTTACAGAGCTGCAGGGGAAGCCTGGAGCTGAGCCCCTTCCCTGGGAGACTGAAG GAGACCCCCAGACCCAGCTCCGTGATGCCCTGTTCACAGCCTGCAagatgggggatgtggggacactGAGGCACCTCCTGGGTGTACCAGAGAACAGGGGCCCAGTGGGGGACAGCAAGGATGGGGATGATGAACAACCCCTGGGTCTGCCCCACTCCCTGCTCAACCAGCCTGTAGATGAATGTGGCTTTACCCTGCTTCATGTGGCTGCACGTGCAGGGAGGGCTGAAgctgtgtgcctgctgctggaagcagggGCTGACCCTGCACTCAG AGACAGGCAGGAGAAGACCCCTTACTGCATCTCTGCTGACAAACCAACACGCAATGCCTTCCGCAAATTCATGGTGGACCACCCAGACAAGTACGACTACAGTCGTGCCAAG GTACCTGGCCCCCTGACTACGGAGATGGAAGCcaaaaagatggagaaaaagcGGGCACAGAAAGCCCAGCGGAAGCAACGGGAACAGGCACAGCGGGAGGAACAGCAGCGCTTggagcaggagaaggaagagaagcagcagtttgcagCCCTGTCTGATAGGGAAAAG AGGGCCCTAGCTGCTGAGCGGAGGCTGTCTGAACAGATGAAGAATGGCAGTACAGCTCTTTCCAACATCAG CCGCTGCTGGTACTGTGGAGAGTCCCTGCTGGGCCGGATCCCATTCCATTAccttgatttctctttctgctcCACGGCCTGCCTGCAAACCCACCGCCGGGCCCGGGCCAACCACACATAA
- the ANKZF1 gene encoding ankyrin repeat and zinc finger domain-containing protein 1 isoform X1 codes for MRPALPVQPGGHGGSGVCWELSGAMAATQSTSVFQAALDPALLHGLTLVSGFNASPSAADTHGQPAAPHAADKAGTAPEVPERMCCFTCGQQFGSREEQTEHYRLDWHRFNLKQRLRGRRALPVEEFEEKSRAGDISSISGSDSESSDASSESESPPPASNSPATPQHPRSHKVLLRNARGQLISAYRCILSTGKGGSEEPAELIASLQSLNANTCWVVLMMGGGHFAGAVFRGPQVQEHKTFHRYTVRARRGTAQSLRDAQTPGSAPRSAGASLRRYNEAALLKDIQNLLATWAQHLKEAQRIFLRAPRHNRALLFDSKNPHLSRGDPRVCHIPLSTRRATLKEVLRVHAVLSSLQVFGKDTPLEDITGSPRKVWQKKQRAAEMDSLQMDTGGEFKHGGRHGSEQAPGEEEEEEEEESPAGELETVEVTIGTLDLREFEVVPKRNRKRRKKRNKKMENAGLHAEGTGCCGTQGGQPSLELVTELQGKPGAEPLPWETEGDPQTQLRDALFTACKMGDVGTLRHLLGVPENRGPVGDSKDGDDEQPLGLPHSLLNQPVDECGFTLLHVAARAGRAEAVCLLLEAGADPALRDRQEKTPYCISADKPTRNAFRKFMVDHPDKYDYSRAKVPGPLTTEMEAKKMEKKRAQKAQRKQREQAQREEQQRLEQEKEEKQQFAALSDREKRALAAERRLSEQMKNGSTALSNISRCWYCGESLLGRIPFHYLDFSFCSTACLQTHRRARANHT; via the exons ATGCGGCCTGCACTTCCGGTGCAGCCCGGCGGCCATGGCGGCTCCGGGGTGTGCTGGGAACTGAGCGGGGCCATGGCGGCCACACAGAGCACGTCGGTGTTCCAGGCCGCGCTGGACCCCGCCCTCCTGCACGGGCTGACCCTCGTCAGCGGGTTCAATGCCAGTCCGTCGGCTGCGGACACACACG GGCAGCCCGCAGCCCCCCACGCAGCGGACAAGGCCGGCACAGCCCCCGAGGTGCCGGAGCGGATGTGCTGCTTCACCTGCGGGCAGCAGTTCGGCAGCCGGGAGGAGCAG ACTGAGCACTACCGACTTGACTGGCACCGCTTCAACCTGAAGCAGCGACTCCGAGGCCGCCGGGCGCTGCCAGTGGAAGAATTTgaggagaagagcagagcag gTGATATTTCCAGCATCTCAGGGTCAGATTCAGAGAGCTCCGATGCAAGCAGCGAGTCAGAATCACCTCCCCCTGCCAGCAACAGCCCTGCCACCCCCCAGCATCCCCGCTCCCACAAGGTGCTGCTCCGCAATGCAAGGGGACAGCTCATCTCTGCCTATCGCTGCATACTGAGCACTGGGAAG GGCGGCAGCGaggagccagcagagctgatAGCGTCACTGCAGAGCCTCAATGCAAACACATGCTGGGTTGTACTGATGATGGGTGGCGGGCACTTTGCAGGAGCCGTGTTCCGTGG CCCCCAGGTGCAGGAACACAAGACCTTCCACCGCTACACTGTGCGAGCCCGGAGGGGCACAGCCCAGAGCCTAAGGGATGCCCAGACCCCAGGGTCAGCACCCAGATCAGCAGGAGCCTCCCTGCGGCGTTACAATGAAGCTGCACTGCTCAAG gaTATTCAGAACCTCTTGGCAACTTGGGCGCAGCACCTGAAGGAAGCTCAGCGCATCTTTCTCCGAGCCCCTCGTCACAACCGGGCGCTGCTCTTTGATAGCAAGAACCCCCACCTCAGTAGGGGAGACCCCCGTGTCTGCCACATCCCTCTCAGCACACGCAGGGCCACCCTGAAGGAGGTGCTGCGAGTCCATGCTGTGCTGTCCAGCCTGCAGGTGTTTG GGAAGGACACGCCACTGGAGGACATCACTGGGTCCCCACGGAAAGTCTGGCAGAAGAAACAGCGGGCGGCTGAGATGGATTCCCTGCAGATGGACACAGGTGGTGAATTCAAACATGGAGGGAGACATGGCTCAGAGCAAG CCccaggggaggaagaggaagaagaggaggaagagagtCCAGCAGGGGAACTGGAAACTGTGGAAGTAACAATAGGGACCTTGGACCTCCGGGAGTTTGAAGTGGTGCCCAAGAGAAACCGCAAAAGGcggaagaaaaggaataaaaagatgGAGAATG CAGGGCTCCATGCTGAAGGGACAGGATGCTGTGGAACCCAGGGAGGGCAGCCCAGCCTGGAGCTGGTTACAGAGCTGCAGGGGAAGCCTGGAGCTGAGCCCCTTCCCTGGGAGACTGAAG GAGACCCCCAGACCCAGCTCCGTGATGCCCTGTTCACAGCCTGCAagatgggggatgtggggacactGAGGCACCTCCTGGGTGTACCAGAGAACAGGGGCCCAGTGGGGGACAGCAAGGATGGGGATGATGAACAACCCCTGGGTCTGCCCCACTCCCTGCTCAACCAGCCTGTAGATGAATGTGGCTTTACCCTGCTTCATGTGGCTGCACGTGCAGGGAGGGCTGAAgctgtgtgcctgctgctggaagcagggGCTGACCCTGCACTCAG AGACAGGCAGGAGAAGACCCCTTACTGCATCTCTGCTGACAAACCAACACGCAATGCCTTCCGCAAATTCATGGTGGACCACCCAGACAAGTACGACTACAGTCGTGCCAAG GTACCTGGCCCCCTGACTACGGAGATGGAAGCcaaaaagatggagaaaaagcGGGCACAGAAAGCCCAGCGGAAGCAACGGGAACAGGCACAGCGGGAGGAACAGCAGCGCTTggagcaggagaaggaagagaagcagcagtttgcagCCCTGTCTGATAGGGAAAAG AGGGCCCTAGCTGCTGAGCGGAGGCTGTCTGAACAGATGAAGAATGGCAGTACAGCTCTTTCCAACATCAG CCGCTGCTGGTACTGTGGAGAGTCCCTGCTGGGCCGGATCCCATTCCATTAccttgatttctctttctgctcCACGGCCTGCCTGCAAACCCACCGCCGGGCCCGGGCCAACCACACATAA
- the ANKZF1 gene encoding ankyrin repeat and zinc finger domain-containing protein 1 isoform X3, with product MRPALPVQPGGHGGSGVCWELSGAMAATQSTSVFQAALDPALLHGLTLVSGFNASPSAADTHGQPAAPHAADKAGTAPEVPERMCCFTCGQQFGSREEQTEHYRLDWHRFNLKQRLRGRRALPVEEFEEKSRAGDISSISGSDSESSDASSESESPPPASNSPATPQHPRSHKVLLRNARGQLISAYRCILSTGKGGSEEPAELIASLQSLNANTCWVVLMMGGGHFAGAVFRGPQVQEHKTFHRYTVRARRGTAQSLRDAQTPGSAPRSAGASLRRYNEAALLKDIQNLLATWAQHLKEAQRIFLRAPRHNRALLFDSKNPHLSRGDPRVCHIPLSTRRATLKEVLRVHAVLSSLQVFGKDTPLEDITGSPRKVWQKKQRAAEMDSLQMDTAPGEEEEEEEEESPAGELETVEVTIGTLDLREFEVVPKRNRKRRKKRNKKMENAGLHAEGTGCCGTQGGQPSLELVTELQGKPGAEPLPWETEGDPQTQLRDALFTACKMGDVGTLRHLLGVPENRGPVGDSKDGDDEQPLGLPHSLLNQPVDECGFTLLHVAARAGRAEAVCLLLEAGADPALRDRQEKTPYCISADKPTRNAFRKFMVDHPDKYDYSRAKVPGPLTTEMEAKKMEKKRAQKAQRKQREQAQREEQQRLEQEKEEKQQFAALSDREKRALAAERRLSEQMKNGSTALSNISRCWYCGESLLGRIPFHYLDFSFCSTACLQTHRRARANHT from the exons ATGCGGCCTGCACTTCCGGTGCAGCCCGGCGGCCATGGCGGCTCCGGGGTGTGCTGGGAACTGAGCGGGGCCATGGCGGCCACACAGAGCACGTCGGTGTTCCAGGCCGCGCTGGACCCCGCCCTCCTGCACGGGCTGACCCTCGTCAGCGGGTTCAATGCCAGTCCGTCGGCTGCGGACACACACG GGCAGCCCGCAGCCCCCCACGCAGCGGACAAGGCCGGCACAGCCCCCGAGGTGCCGGAGCGGATGTGCTGCTTCACCTGCGGGCAGCAGTTCGGCAGCCGGGAGGAGCAG ACTGAGCACTACCGACTTGACTGGCACCGCTTCAACCTGAAGCAGCGACTCCGAGGCCGCCGGGCGCTGCCAGTGGAAGAATTTgaggagaagagcagagcag gTGATATTTCCAGCATCTCAGGGTCAGATTCAGAGAGCTCCGATGCAAGCAGCGAGTCAGAATCACCTCCCCCTGCCAGCAACAGCCCTGCCACCCCCCAGCATCCCCGCTCCCACAAGGTGCTGCTCCGCAATGCAAGGGGACAGCTCATCTCTGCCTATCGCTGCATACTGAGCACTGGGAAG GGCGGCAGCGaggagccagcagagctgatAGCGTCACTGCAGAGCCTCAATGCAAACACATGCTGGGTTGTACTGATGATGGGTGGCGGGCACTTTGCAGGAGCCGTGTTCCGTGG CCCCCAGGTGCAGGAACACAAGACCTTCCACCGCTACACTGTGCGAGCCCGGAGGGGCACAGCCCAGAGCCTAAGGGATGCCCAGACCCCAGGGTCAGCACCCAGATCAGCAGGAGCCTCCCTGCGGCGTTACAATGAAGCTGCACTGCTCAAG gaTATTCAGAACCTCTTGGCAACTTGGGCGCAGCACCTGAAGGAAGCTCAGCGCATCTTTCTCCGAGCCCCTCGTCACAACCGGGCGCTGCTCTTTGATAGCAAGAACCCCCACCTCAGTAGGGGAGACCCCCGTGTCTGCCACATCCCTCTCAGCACACGCAGGGCCACCCTGAAGGAGGTGCTGCGAGTCCATGCTGTGCTGTCCAGCCTGCAGGTGTTTG GGAAGGACACGCCACTGGAGGACATCACTGGGTCCCCACGGAAAGTCTGGCAGAAGAAACAGCGGGCGGCTGAGATGGATTCCCTGCAGATGGACACAG CCccaggggaggaagaggaagaagaggaggaagagagtCCAGCAGGGGAACTGGAAACTGTGGAAGTAACAATAGGGACCTTGGACCTCCGGGAGTTTGAAGTGGTGCCCAAGAGAAACCGCAAAAGGcggaagaaaaggaataaaaagatgGAGAATG CAGGGCTCCATGCTGAAGGGACAGGATGCTGTGGAACCCAGGGAGGGCAGCCCAGCCTGGAGCTGGTTACAGAGCTGCAGGGGAAGCCTGGAGCTGAGCCCCTTCCCTGGGAGACTGAAG GAGACCCCCAGACCCAGCTCCGTGATGCCCTGTTCACAGCCTGCAagatgggggatgtggggacactGAGGCACCTCCTGGGTGTACCAGAGAACAGGGGCCCAGTGGGGGACAGCAAGGATGGGGATGATGAACAACCCCTGGGTCTGCCCCACTCCCTGCTCAACCAGCCTGTAGATGAATGTGGCTTTACCCTGCTTCATGTGGCTGCACGTGCAGGGAGGGCTGAAgctgtgtgcctgctgctggaagcagggGCTGACCCTGCACTCAG AGACAGGCAGGAGAAGACCCCTTACTGCATCTCTGCTGACAAACCAACACGCAATGCCTTCCGCAAATTCATGGTGGACCACCCAGACAAGTACGACTACAGTCGTGCCAAG GTACCTGGCCCCCTGACTACGGAGATGGAAGCcaaaaagatggagaaaaagcGGGCACAGAAAGCCCAGCGGAAGCAACGGGAACAGGCACAGCGGGAGGAACAGCAGCGCTTggagcaggagaaggaagagaagcagcagtttgcagCCCTGTCTGATAGGGAAAAG AGGGCCCTAGCTGCTGAGCGGAGGCTGTCTGAACAGATGAAGAATGGCAGTACAGCTCTTTCCAACATCAG CCGCTGCTGGTACTGTGGAGAGTCCCTGCTGGGCCGGATCCCATTCCATTAccttgatttctctttctgctcCACGGCCTGCCTGCAAACCCACCGCCGGGCCCGGGCCAACCACACATAA